From Pempheris klunzingeri isolate RE-2024b chromosome 18, fPemKlu1.hap1, whole genome shotgun sequence, a single genomic window includes:
- the pgm3 gene encoding phosphoacetylglucosamine mutase isoform X1 encodes MMAQFQEVSNQSSLHPKPAGYVLAYGTAGFRANAKHLDHIMFRTGLVAALCSKKTEATVGVMVTASHNPEEDNGLKMIGPMGEMVAPTWEGYATLLANAEQEDLLTALKDILEKEAINMSQEASVFVGKDTRSSSASFSQAVMDGVSALGGRSKDYGLVTTPQLHYMVRCQNTQGQYGEATVEGYYKKLCQAFIHLTKNASNCTDDQKHLSVDGANGVGALKVREMESHLKKELHLSVFNDGTTGKLNHQCGADFLKVQQKPPTGIKMNPGDRCCSLDGDADRLVYYFTDSEGQFHLLDGDKIATLIIIFMKELLTQAGLNLNIAVVQTAYANGSSTRYLEDTVKITVKCTKTGVKHLHRAAQEFDIAVYFEANGHGTVLFSEAAEQKIQQLAENPSINDERKRAALLLQHTIDVINQTVGDGISDMLLIEAILAIKSMTIQQWDAIYSDLPNRQLKVKVSDRKIIVTTDAERRAVSPDGLQETIDSLVKKYKLARAFARPSGTENIVRIYAEAETQESADALAHEVALAVYNLAGGVGGEPKPLH; translated from the exons A tgatGGCCCAGTTTCAGGAAGTATCAAACCAGTCCAGTCTGCACCCTAAGCCTGCAGGGTATGTTTTGGCGTATGGCACCGCTGGTTTCAGGGCCAATGCCAAACACCTGGACCACATCATGTTCAGGACGGGACTGGTGGCTGCTCTCTGCTCCAAAAAGACAGAAGCAACCGTCGGAGTCATGGTCACTGCATCACACAACCCTGAG GAGGACAACGGGCTGAAGATGATTGGCCCCATGGGGGAGATGGTGGCACCGACATGGGAGGGCTACGCCACTTTGCTGGCCAACGCTGAGCAGGAGGATTTGCTCACTGCTTTGAAGGACATTCTAGAGAAGGAGGCCATAAACATGAGCCAGGAGGCTAGCGTGTTTGTGGGCAAAGACACCAG AAGCAGCAGTGCCAGCTTTTCACAGGCAGTAATGGACGGAGTGTCTGCACTCGGTGGTCGCAGCAAAG ATTATGGTTTGGTGACCACCCCACAACTGCACTACATGGTTCGCTGTCAGAACACACAAGGTCAATATGGAGAAGCCACAGTGGAAGGATACTATAAAAAGCTGTGCCAAGCTTTCATTCACCTCACAAAGAAC GCGTCCAATTGCACAGATGACCAGAAGCACCTCTCTGTGGACGGTGCTAATGGCGTCGGGGCTCTAAAGGTGCGTGAAATGGAGAGTCACCTAAAGAAGGAGCTGCATTTGTCCGTGTTCAACGACGGCACCACAGGAAAGCTCAACCACCAGTGCGGCGCTGATTTTCTCAAAGTACAGCAAAAACCTCCAACAG GCATTAAAATGAACCCAGGGGATCGTTGCTGTTCTCTTGACGGAGATGCTGACCGATTAGTTTACTACTTCACCGACTCCGAAGGACAATTTCACCTGCTGGACGGAGACAAAATCGCTACcctcatcatcattttcatgaaAGAGCTGCTCACACAG GCTGGTCTCAACTTAAATATAGCAGTAGTGCAAACGGCTTATGCTAACGGAAGCTCGACACGCTATCTGGAAGATACTGTGAAG ATAACAGTGAAGTGTACTAAAACTGGAGTGAAGCATCTTCATCGTGCAGCGCAGGAGTTTGACATCGCCGTGTACTTCGAAGCCAATGGTCACGGAACT GTTTTGTTCAGTGAGGCCGCTGAACAGAAGATCCAGCAGCTAGCTGAGAACCCCAGCATCAACGacgagaggaagagagcagctctcctgctgcagcacaccATCGACGTCATCAAccag ACTGTAGGTGATGGCATCTCCGACATGCTGCTGATTGAAGCCATATTAGCCATCAAAAGTATGACTATACAGCAGTGGGACGCCATTTACAGCGACCTGCCAAACAGGCAGCTCAAAGTCAAG GTGTCAGACCGCAAGATAATAGTCACAACAGATGCAGAGAGACGGGCAGTGAGCCCAGACGGACTGCAGGAGACCATCGACAGTTTAGTGAAGAAGTACAAACTGGCCCGCGCCTTTGCGAGACCGTCCGGCACCGAGAACATAGTGAGAATTTACGCCGAGGCAGAAACACAG gAGAGCGCCGATGCCCTGGCACACGAAGTCGCCCTTGCAGTTTATAATCTTGCTGGGGGAGTTGGGGGCGAACCCAAACCACTGCActag
- the pgm3 gene encoding phosphoacetylglucosamine mutase isoform X4, whose product MAQFQEVSNQSSLHPKPAGYVLAYGTAGFRANAKHLDHIMFRTGLVAALCSKKTEATVGVMVTASHNPEEDNGLKMIGPMGEMVAPTWEGYATLLANAEQEDLLTALKDILEKEAINMSQEASVFVGKDTRSSSASFSQAVMDGVSALGGRSKDYGLVTTPQLHYMVRCQNTQGQYGEATVEGYYKKLCQAFIHLTKNASNCTDDQKHLSVDGANGVGALKVREMESHLKKELHLSVFNDGTTGKLNHQCGADFLKVQQKPPTGIKMNPGDRCCSLDGDADRLVYYFTDSEGQFHLLDGDKIATLIIIFMKELLTQAGLNLNIAVVQTAYANGSSTRYLEDTVKITVKCTKTGVKHLHRAAQEFDIAVYFEANGHGTVLFSEAAEQKIQQLAENPSINDERKRAALLLQHTIDVINQTVGDGISDMLLIEAILAIKSMTIQQWDAIYSDLPNRQLKVKVSDRKIIVTTDAERRAVSPDGLQETIDSLVKKYKLARAFARPSGTENIVRIYAEAETQESADALAHEVALAVYNLAGGVGGEPKPLH is encoded by the exons atGGCCCAGTTTCAGGAAGTATCAAACCAGTCCAGTCTGCACCCTAAGCCTGCAGGGTATGTTTTGGCGTATGGCACCGCTGGTTTCAGGGCCAATGCCAAACACCTGGACCACATCATGTTCAGGACGGGACTGGTGGCTGCTCTCTGCTCCAAAAAGACAGAAGCAACCGTCGGAGTCATGGTCACTGCATCACACAACCCTGAG GAGGACAACGGGCTGAAGATGATTGGCCCCATGGGGGAGATGGTGGCACCGACATGGGAGGGCTACGCCACTTTGCTGGCCAACGCTGAGCAGGAGGATTTGCTCACTGCTTTGAAGGACATTCTAGAGAAGGAGGCCATAAACATGAGCCAGGAGGCTAGCGTGTTTGTGGGCAAAGACACCAG AAGCAGCAGTGCCAGCTTTTCACAGGCAGTAATGGACGGAGTGTCTGCACTCGGTGGTCGCAGCAAAG ATTATGGTTTGGTGACCACCCCACAACTGCACTACATGGTTCGCTGTCAGAACACACAAGGTCAATATGGAGAAGCCACAGTGGAAGGATACTATAAAAAGCTGTGCCAAGCTTTCATTCACCTCACAAAGAAC GCGTCCAATTGCACAGATGACCAGAAGCACCTCTCTGTGGACGGTGCTAATGGCGTCGGGGCTCTAAAGGTGCGTGAAATGGAGAGTCACCTAAAGAAGGAGCTGCATTTGTCCGTGTTCAACGACGGCACCACAGGAAAGCTCAACCACCAGTGCGGCGCTGATTTTCTCAAAGTACAGCAAAAACCTCCAACAG GCATTAAAATGAACCCAGGGGATCGTTGCTGTTCTCTTGACGGAGATGCTGACCGATTAGTTTACTACTTCACCGACTCCGAAGGACAATTTCACCTGCTGGACGGAGACAAAATCGCTACcctcatcatcattttcatgaaAGAGCTGCTCACACAG GCTGGTCTCAACTTAAATATAGCAGTAGTGCAAACGGCTTATGCTAACGGAAGCTCGACACGCTATCTGGAAGATACTGTGAAG ATAACAGTGAAGTGTACTAAAACTGGAGTGAAGCATCTTCATCGTGCAGCGCAGGAGTTTGACATCGCCGTGTACTTCGAAGCCAATGGTCACGGAACT GTTTTGTTCAGTGAGGCCGCTGAACAGAAGATCCAGCAGCTAGCTGAGAACCCCAGCATCAACGacgagaggaagagagcagctctcctgctgcagcacaccATCGACGTCATCAAccag ACTGTAGGTGATGGCATCTCCGACATGCTGCTGATTGAAGCCATATTAGCCATCAAAAGTATGACTATACAGCAGTGGGACGCCATTTACAGCGACCTGCCAAACAGGCAGCTCAAAGTCAAG GTGTCAGACCGCAAGATAATAGTCACAACAGATGCAGAGAGACGGGCAGTGAGCCCAGACGGACTGCAGGAGACCATCGACAGTTTAGTGAAGAAGTACAAACTGGCCCGCGCCTTTGCGAGACCGTCCGGCACCGAGAACATAGTGAGAATTTACGCCGAGGCAGAAACACAG gAGAGCGCCGATGCCCTGGCACACGAAGTCGCCCTTGCAGTTTATAATCTTGCTGGGGGAGTTGGGGGCGAACCCAAACCACTGCActag
- the ngs gene encoding notochord granular surface, whose amino-acid sequence MSRSPERMSSYRRHFEGTLAAPPAYQLRVSSPSPTRRDTRHRSASFTRRGGSVGRRAISNRAGMTSSASMGALCFGMSMGLGPKLDLDAAAAENQAFMMTRTNERQEMVALNDRLAVYIEKVRTLESKNKLLEAEIEALKSRHCRPSGIRQLYESQLKDLNRVAEQMRVQRDLSLAAKEAMLGQLDMLKAKYDEAVDARKKAEHDIEAVRPDVDRATSARIGLEKQLEHLEVELAFLQRVHKEEIEELMQQIYSATSKVDLTFGLPDLSSALRQIQSQYDSIAAKNLQEMDSWYRTKFQDLSNASTKHVQSVRSVREEIAGYKKDLLNKERELETLKTRNEYLEAQIRDAAEKYKKKEEDLQERMEAIQLDLRVTKEKIALLLREYQDLLNVKMALEIEITTYRKLIEGEDSRLSTVVQHLSLTEGRHLTSSVSTYTASASASASASASASATASAPDSSAPTPAPKQHEASSDTGDTQTDLEEQATELSERKTVLIRTVKTDEDTYESDTQERTIIISGAADDTDEE is encoded by the exons ATGAGCCGCAGTCCAGAGAGGATGTCTTCATACCGCCGGCATTTCGAGGGCACTTTGGCCGCCCCTCCTGCCTACCAGCTGCGGGTGTCCAGTCCCTCTCCCACCCGCAGGGACACCCGCCACCGCTCAGCCAGCTTCACACGCAGGGGTGGGTCGGTGGGGCGCAGGGCCATCTCCAACAGGGCTGGCATGACCAG CAGTGCGAGTATGGGAGCGCTGTGCTTTGGTATGTCCATGGGGCTCGGGCCAAAGCTGGACCTGGATGCGGCTGCAGCAGAGAACCAGGCCTTCATGATGACTCGAACCAACGAGAGGCAGGAGATGGTCGCCCTCAATGACCGCCTGGCAGTTTATATAGAAAAG GTGCGAACTCTGGAGTCAAAAAACAAGCTGCTGGAGGCTGAGATTGAGGCCCTGAAGAGCCGCCATTGCCGGCCATCAGGCATCAGGCAGCTATACGAGTCGCAGCTGAAGGATCTCAACAGGGTCGCCGAGCAAATGAGAGTCCAGAGG GATCTGTCTTTGGCGGCCAAGGAGGCCATGCTGGGCCAGTTGGACATGCTGAAGGCCAAATATGATGAGGCtgtggatgcccggaaaaagGCGGAGCATGACATCGAGGCTGTCCGTCCG gatgtggacagagcaACCTCAGCACGCATTGGGCTGGAGAAACAGCTGGAACATCTGGAGGTGGAGCTGGCCTTCCTGCAGAGAGTTCACAAGGAG GAAATTGAGGAACTGATGCAGCAGATCTATTCAGCAACTTCCAAAGTGGATCTGACCTTCGGCCTCCCAgacctctcctctgctctcaggcAGATTCAGTCCCAGTATGACAGCATTGCTGCCAAAAACCTGCAG gAAATGGACTCTTGGTACAGGACAAAGTTTCAGGACCTGAGCAATGCCTCCACCAAACATGTTCAAAGTGTTCGAAGTGTAAGAGAGGAAATTGCAGGCTATAAGAAGGAT cttcTCAACAAGGAACGTGAACTGGAGACACTGAAGACAAGGAACGAATATTTGGAGGCTCAGATTCGTGATGCAGCGGAAAAATacaagaagaaggaggaagattTACAG GAGCGTATGGAGGCAATTCAGCTGGATCTAAGGGTAACCAAGGAGAAGATCGCTCTGCTGCTGCGGGAATACCAGGACCTGCTAAATGTAAAGATGGCTCTGGAGATTGAGATCACCACCTACag GAAGCTGATCGAGGGGGAAGACAGCCGTCTGAGCACTGTGGTCCAACACCTGTCCCTGACCGAGGGCCGGCATCTCACTTCCAGTGTTAGCACGTAcacagcctcagcctcagcctcagcctcagcctcagcctcagcctcagccacAGCCTCAGCGCCTGATAGTTCAGCCCCCACGCCGGCTCCAAAGCAGCATGAAGCCTCCAGTGACACGGGTG ACACCCAGACAGACTTGGAGGAGCAGGCAACCGAGCTGTCTGAGAGGAAGACCGTCCTCATCAG AACAGTTAAGACAGACGAGGACACTTACGAGAGCGACACACAGGAGCGCACCATCATCATTTCTGGAGCAGCAGATGACACAGATGAAGAATAG